In Natronococcus occultus SP4, the following proteins share a genomic window:
- the hisE gene encoding phosphoribosyl-ATP diphosphatase, with protein sequence MDDTLESLFAVIEDRKETLPEDSYTASLFTHEKGENAVLEKLGEESTELVLAAKDDEREEIAAESADIVYHLLVLLSMKGMDLEDLEDELEARR encoded by the coding sequence ATGGACGACACGCTCGAATCACTGTTTGCCGTCATCGAGGATCGTAAGGAAACGCTGCCCGAGGACTCCTACACCGCGTCGCTGTTTACCCACGAGAAGGGTGAGAACGCGGTGCTCGAGAAGCTCGGCGAGGAAAGCACCGAGCTCGTCCTCGCGGCCAAGGACGACGAGCGCGAGGAGATCGCCGCCGAGTCCGCCGACATCGTCTACCATCTACTGGTGTTGCTGTCGATGAAGGGGATGGACCTCGAAGATCTCGAGGACGAACTCGAGGCCCGGCGCTGA
- a CDS encoding four-helix bundle copper-binding protein — MAVKRIEHADDHMQECIDNCLEAAQVCEWCADACADEGEEMARCIRLCRDVADIASLHARFMARNSAYHEELGELCADICEECAEECDGHDHDHCQACAEILPDCVESCREMAS; from the coding sequence ATGGCAGTCAAACGGATCGAACACGCCGACGACCACATGCAGGAGTGTATCGACAACTGCCTCGAGGCCGCACAGGTCTGTGAGTGGTGTGCGGACGCCTGCGCCGACGAGGGCGAGGAGATGGCCCGCTGTATCCGGCTCTGCCGGGACGTAGCCGACATCGCGTCGCTGCACGCGCGGTTCATGGCCCGGAACTCGGCCTACCACGAGGAGCTGGGCGAGCTCTGTGCGGACATCTGCGAGGAGTGTGCCGAGGAGTGCGACGGTCACGACCACGACCACTGTCAGGCCTGCGCGGAGATCCTTCCCGACTGCGTCGAGAGCTGCCGCGAGATGGCTAGCTGA
- a CDS encoding DUF5518 domain-containing protein, producing MTDWRAVIIGFLVITVLGIVGLTLPGVGQLAAGLVGGLVAGYLAGGGLGRGLWHGLLAGAFGGLVGGLLVAVFVGLAGWAGGPIGGLISGLAGFGIFLVALAISFIMALESAIAGAIGGLFGPDRSREPRGPGRRV from the coding sequence ATGACCGACTGGCGCGCCGTCATCATCGGCTTTCTCGTCATCACCGTCCTCGGAATCGTCGGGCTCACGCTGCCGGGCGTCGGCCAGCTGGCAGCGGGGCTGGTCGGCGGGCTCGTCGCGGGCTACCTGGCGGGTGGCGGGCTCGGTCGTGGCCTCTGGCACGGACTGCTCGCCGGGGCGTTCGGCGGTCTCGTCGGCGGCCTGCTCGTTGCCGTCTTCGTCGGCCTCGCCGGCTGGGCGGGCGGCCCGATCGGGGGTCTGATCAGTGGACTCGCCGGGTTCGGGATCTTCCTCGTAGCGCTTGCGATCTCGTTTATTATGGCTCTCGAGAGCGCGATCGCCGGCGCGATCGGCGGTCTGTTCGGTCCCGATCGCTCGCGCGAGCCGCGCGGTCCCGGTCGCCGAGTGTAG